The proteins below are encoded in one region of Mus caroli chromosome 10, CAROLI_EIJ_v1.1, whole genome shotgun sequence:
- the Ube2d1 gene encoding ubiquitin-conjugating enzyme E2 D1, producing the protein MALKRIQKELSDLQRDPPAHCSAGPVGDDLFHWQATIMGPPDSAYQGGVFFLTVHFPTDYPFKPPKIAFTTKIYHPNINSNGSICLDILRSQWSPALTVSKVLLSICSLLCDPNPDDPLVPDIAQIYKSDKEKYNRHAREWTQKYAM; encoded by the exons ATGGCGCTGAAGCGGATCCAGAAA GAATTAAGTGATTTACAGCGTGATCCACCTGCCCACTGCTCAGCGGGACCCGTGGGAGATGACT TGTTCCACTGGCAAGCAACCATCATGGGGCCT CCTGACAGCGCCTATCAAGGTGGAGTCTTCTTCCTCACTGTCCACTTTCCGACAGACTATCCCTTTAAACCACCAAAG attgctttcacAACAAAAATCTACCACCCAAATATAAACAGTAACGGGAGTATTTGTCTTGACATCCTGAGGTCCCAGTGGTCGCCCGCTCTGACTGTATCGAAag TCTTGTTGTCCATATGCTCGCTGCTCTGTGATCCTAATCCAGACGATCCCTTAGTACCAGATATTGCACAGATCTATAAATCAGACAAAGAAAA ATACAACAGGCACGCAAGAGAATGGACTCAGAAATATGCAATGTAA